In Kryptolebias marmoratus isolate JLee-2015 linkage group LG2, ASM164957v2, whole genome shotgun sequence, the genomic stretch TCCTGTTGGAAGTCTTTTCATTACCCGCCCAGTTTAACACTAACTTTTTACGCagcatgttttggttttttttcgggttttttttttctccaaagctTGCTCGCTAATAGAgagattttctctgttttgtgaaAACGGCTCGGCTTTCTCTTACCTCCAGCCTGTCTGCGTACTGCTCGTGGATCTTTTCGctctgctccttcagctgaCGGTTTTCCAGGAGCAACGCGTTCCCCAGCTGCGCGGCCAGAAgcacctcttcctccttttgttTCAGAGCGGCCAGGAGCTCGGGGGCCTCCTGGAAACCTGTCACTTCCTCCGCGCCGTAGCCGAAGTAGAAGTCCTCCCGCAGGTCCATCTTGGCGGACTTGAAGCCCCACTCGTCCAGCCGATCCATGTTCCGATCGCCCCCCCCACACACCTGCTCACTGCcgcttgttttctgtctcaggACGAGGGCGCACGGACGCGCTGACACCGTGCCATTCACGCGCGCCCATCCACGGCGCGGCACCTGAGAGAGAGAGTCAGAGTGAGGATGAGAGTCgatactctctctctctgtgtctcccAATTGTTTTGTCTCCAAGTGGGCGTTGACTTCGGTCACCTGAGCGACGACCTGCAGCCTCGCACCTGTCCTCATCCGGGGTTCGGCGCTGTGCGTCACGGCGGAAATATGCCACTGAAACGGCCGCGACATGCGGTAAAACACGACTTCTCTAGTTTCTGGCGGATTGTTTGCCATCAGAGTGGATCAGCAGGAGGTATAGTAAACATCCACAGCAGGTTCACCTTTACCATCAGATGCGTCCAAAATTtctcccttttatttttttattttttgcagtctaaGTGCTGCTATTTTCtccattcataaatcaaaacattcagctcgtgGGTGCTAtgacctttgtttgtttgtttttggtgacttttatactattttataatatttcactttatttacaaataaaaaacacatcttttcaATTATTTCATTGTTCTTCTTCAAGGctgcttcagcatatttgctcttttttgtctccttaggatttttttagcttctagctagccttttccgacttttagcttttagtcttttgttagctcttagttagcctttagttacttttagattttagctagcattttgcaacatttggcttctagctagcctgttgataattttaccttttagctagctttttgctacttttagctaccgtttgttaattttagattttaggtaacaatttgctactttagcttttagctagccttttgatactttaagTTACCGGTTagcaactttagcttttagctagtgttttgacacttttagctagcatttcaagccttttagctaatgttctgcctCATTTAGGTTTGATGACtaattttcagcttcttcagcacactgcatttattctgcatttctgcaaaaaatgtgatttctctTGTTCATATATTAATttccaaatattgttttttctgaGCTCCCTATATCTCTTATTATAAGTGGTTATTTTACACAAGGAGCAGCTGAAATTACTTTAATACATTATTTTTCAAGTTCaaccattttatatttgtaataataGTCTTAAAGTATGATattgtttgaataaatgagtCATTGCTGGGGAAGCTGTTAACATGGtggtaattaaattaaattataacatGGTCCTGAGTaacactaataataaaaaacaaactcatccCATTAACTTCTTGATTAACTACTTCTTACGTGgcaaaaattaataaacaggTCATAAATATTCCTGAAAGTCTTTCTCCAGTTTCCTACAAAGCTAGTTGTGTTacaatgctaatgctaacgagCAGATTTGGCCtagctgtgttgtttttacagtcCTACACTAAAGGAGTACTGCTGCTAGCAGTTATATTGTCAGCATatacaaatattaatttattttgctttcattattgcctttttttaaaattatttaacatttttattaccgTATTTACCAGGTaccaccagggggcgctgcaGCCCCGGCAGCACACCTTTTCTGctgatttaacaaacaaaaataaaaaaatatctgaataaataaacagtaaagatataaaatttgtttacattcattATCAGTTTAGCTGTGTACATTCACTGTTGGAAAATAACTGATTACATtccttaaaataattttacttgaataattttccattttgtgCCGCTTTATATTGTCactctgaaatatttcagagaGAAATAACACACTTGTTCACACACTATTTGACAAACTAATTGCTTTGATGTGCGCTGAGGTGTCAACACATGGTGTCAgttttgtctttgattttttgACAGCTCTACAAATTGTATCTAATTTCACTAATATCATGTCTCTTTTTATCAGCAGGTCTGATGTGGACGGTTTTTGACTGCCGCAGAGGAGGAGTGTCTGCCTGCTTTGTCTAGACGCTCTCCAGAGGTCAAGGGTCGCCCTCCACAAGGTTTCGTGAAGAAGGGGGCAGAGTCTGGGGGACGAGAGACAAAGCATCCTGACGCATGGCGAGGCTTTGTAGTCAGGGAGGCCACAGCTTCTGTACATATGGCTGCACAAACCAGCAAACCCACAAGCACTGTACGTCAGAGCTCAGCACGCCTTGCTGCCATTGTCCCCATTGTGTGACACCACAGGTCACCTGCTGCGAGGACCTATGGAGCTCAACAATACACTTAGGCGAAGCTAATAGAGCACTTGAGCTCACACGCGTGAGCAAGAAAGGAGAAGGGTGTCTCATCGAAGTGCAGGTCTTTCGATATGTGTAAATATGAGCTGCTTTCACTGATTGTTACAGCAAAAATTACACCTTCCTCTGAGTCAGGATACAGCTCTCCTCAATGACGCTGTCCCACTTATGATCATGTAAGAAGCTGCAAGAAAAGAGGGGGAAATTATCTGAAATCTGACAACAGCATATGACACCCACAAGTAACAACATGATGCTTTAGCAGCTTCAGCAACACATGATGATGAGAAGGTTGCACAAACTCAGGTTAAATGGCGTTAATCTGTTCAGAGCTGATGatgaattattgttttctttaggaaaaataaaaccattaagaGTTCATGTTCAGCTATAAGATGtcactgttttgatttttctgtatAGATTCGAATCCGATCTCAATCTCTGATCAAATCTGAATTAATCCTACTTTGTTTCGTAAATCCTCCCACACGAACagagctgcacagattatttaAACAAGTTATGGATTCTTTTTTAAGTAGatacaaaacacagcaaagtaCTTCtgaaagtaagaaaataaaaacttaacttTACATATCAAGTACTCCTAAAACTTATATATCTCATCATTTATTAAAGTATTGGATTGGCTATATGTTATTGTAAgatgaattaattaattaatttcagCAGCTGTAAACTATCTGTAGTCAtcttaaaagttatttataaatttgttttgaaaacccCACATTACCTGCTGTTATAAAAGCTAATAGAAATCAAATTGAAGGCAAtgattcttttaaatttacGTTAAATGTAGTAGTGTAAACAACTAATAAGAAACATTACATAGAAATACaggttttttgcattttaaatgcacatttcaACACTGGACGTAACTCCAGTTTGTGATATCAGTACAATACGTTTAAAGTAGCCTAAATTTAAACCACAGTACTTAACTTTATATACATCTGTTTTGTTAacctaaaacaattttttttttcagttacatgaacaaataaaatagagTAATAAACTGTGgggttttatgtatttatttttgtagtcaGTGGAAAATTTTAAAGTACATTATTTATCTCATACTGTATAGACAAACTGATCTTTACAGCTCAGAATGTGTTCACAGTAATAATCCCATCATTAATTTTGGCGTTGATCGAAATGGTGTTTTACTTGTTATTGTGCTGatggtgtatatatatatatatatatatatatatatatatatatatatatatatatatagtttagtttagtttttttttttttaaataagtataAGTGTAAAAAGTTCCTGTTTTGTTGCGGAGCTGTGCGCCCTccgaccagcagggggcgaccTGTGCTCGAACACCACCTGGAAACGGCAGGAAGCGGACTTTGTAAACAAGCCTGAACATCTCCTCGCTGATTGAGCAGAGTTACAGATACCGATGtaaattaatcatttatctTTAGGATGTCGACGGAGAGGAGTGCGGGGACTATTTCAGCCATTAAAGCTCTGGGGTGAAtaatatttatcttatttttgtgtgtattttgccGCGTAGCGACTCGTCTCGATACgttgcttgtttttgtcatggCGCCTCGTTTAAAACTTCTTCTAAACTAGCTGTGATTTTAGCCTTGCTGTTCTGGCTCCGGGAGTCAAAGGTTAAAGGAGTCATTGAGGTCAGAGGCCGGGTGAATTGACCTGTCGTGTCCGtgtctccacttcctgtccaggTACCCGGGCGCCTCCTGCCTCTCGCGGTGCGGGTGTGATGAGCTCCCATGCCCGCTGCTCACCTGGCTGGCTGCGGAGCTCAGGACTCTGTGTCCCGAGCTTCAAGGTGAGACGGACCACAGCCTCCTCCTGCGcagtttgaatatttgtttaattttgtttatttatttattgctaaatttctatttttttctctcttttctgtcACCAAATAATAAACATATCTGTAGTAACAAGATTTCTGTTGTTAAGTGTTGCAGCTGCATTCATTCTTGCAAAAGCTTCCACGagttcatttgaaatgtttatgtTAAGAAAAAGATCTCTTGTTTGTCATATTTAGGCTCAGGTGGCGCGGGTGAGGTGTTGCTGGGGGAAGAGCTGCGAAACTTGCTGTCGAGCTCGTCGTCTCCACTCGCTGTCAGGACCTCCGATGTTCTGGAACCGTCCATGCTCAACAACATCACGGGTGAGAGGTGGGGTCGGCGTGGacgctgttgttgttttaactcagtATTTTGGGTTTGCACGTTTATCGTGAGCATGCCACAACACCCCCCTCAGAGTTCCTTGTGTCAGAGTTGCTAGCAGCTCGCATAATCAGCCACAAGGATTTGCATCCAGAGGAGAGTCTGATAGGAGAGGAGTCGGTGAAGGAGCAGCGGGTGGAGGATCCGAGCAGTGAGTTCTGTCAGGACTACGGACATGGCGACATGGAAGAGTCGGACAGAAGGAAGGCGGAGATGCAGGCAGAGTGGATATTACTGCTGCGCGCTCTCGGTTTGGATGCCTCTTCTCAGCTCGGAGACGTACAGACTGAGGTGAGCCTCGTAAAGCGATGGCGTGCGAACCGTCCCAAAGAACGGCGAAggcttttaaactttgatttacCTCAGGTGAAGTCGAGGCTGGATCGTCTTCCAGGCAGAGACATGGCGAGCCCTCTTCTCACCACCGGCCTTAACTCCGAGCAGTGGGTGAGTTCGCACTTCAGATTACGTCGGCGCTCTTTCGGTTGTAAATGTTCGTAACGTTTTCCTTTTGTGCCTTTCAGACAGAGGTGATTAAGATAAGCCGGATTCTGTCAGAGGACTACGGTTGTCGGCGACAGATGATGATCAAGCGCTTTCAGGTCACGCTCGAGTCGTTTGCgtggggagaaaaacaaaaggtatAGCTCATCCAACTCATTTTAACAACACTTTAAACAGAATCAATTTGTCATTAGATTAATTTCCTTGTGTCATCTATGTTACAtgaattataatttttttaattatcagtaATTTCTGTCATGGTAGGAAGATGAAAGAAACAGTAAGACccagtttgttgatttttatcagtttaatatAAGAAATTTTGACCAGAAATCCAAGAGATTGAGACATTTCTGAGCATCAGAACATGTCTAATTAAAAATGATGAGCGAAAGCGTTTCTATCGGTCACTCGCTCTTATCAGAGACATGAGAACACCAGCCATGTCAGAGCTGGAGGAGGGCTGCATCAGTGGAAACCATAAAACACTTAGCCTTCATGACTACTCTGCCACACCTAGAGAAAGGCATGTCACTAAGGTCAACATCTTATGGATAGCAACGTGTTGCAGCGCCATCTTGTGGTTACAACCCAACATTACActgattgaataaaaaaaacttgtgttcAGATGCCCAGACTTGAACTGCTTCGACTGGATGGAGGTTTATTGGGGTAACAGAGCATCGTAGATCTGGAAAATATTTCCTCATTTAGTGTTTTAATAGCATCGGTCAGGGGATCTACCCAACTTGTCAGTTTATATGTTCAATTGAgttgaaatcctttttttttttttagatgattttaaaatattttcagactCTAAAACAGTTCTAATCCCCTTGCTTCTAAAGGAAGAGGGTGTTATCCTGGAACAGAGGTTATTTGCGAACACGTTAGAATCAAACCGTCCTTGTCATGTTTTCTAATGTGCAGGAGCGCAGAGCAGCCCTAGCCTCGGTGCCTCCTCTCAAATCCTTTGTCGGAGGCTTCCAAGTGTCTTTATCCCATCTGCTGGCTGCCAGAGAAGATCAGTCCTTCATCGAGCCAATCAAAGCTGGAAAGAGCACCCCGGTCTACAAGGTACAACCTGCAGCATCTATTTATGAACAAAGGtggcccttttttaaaaattccatCTGATTGTTGTTGCTCCTACTAGGCGCTGATGGGGAGCGTACCGGACAGAGGAGGACGGCCAGGAGAGATTGAGCCTCCAATGCCGTCGTGGCAGGAGCGGAGAGCGCAAggacacagaggaggaggaagaggaagaggaagtggACACCAGCAGAGACACAGGAAGAAGAAAGGGAAGGAGTAGcctgcctccttttttttttaggcttgaCTAAATAATTTGATAACTAAACgatattcttttttaattacatttttgaagtgaaattAAATGGTAGAAGGGTGCATATGGTATAATTTATGGTTATAAATTTATGTATAGTTTGTACTTATATGTACATACTCCATGTGTACATTTCTAAAGTACTGTAAAGCTTGTAATGTCACATTCTGGTGTGTGACCAGATCTTTATGTAAAGTTTTGTTCATGTGAAAgaacagagaataaaaacaagattttttttttaatatggatTTGGTGTTTGAAGCTAGGTTTGATCATAAATAAAACGTATGCAAAAGATTTATAGTGAGTTTGTGCaacaacttttttaattttgtgtgatgcaaaaattatttatttatgaacttCCTTCAGactggaataaaaacacaagtgatttttattaatttatgtcATCAAATGGCTGAAGAAATTAATTCTGATTGAGTTGTTAGACTTTAAGTTCTTTGCCCCACAAACTGTTGTTTATGTAGTTTCTAAAAtcattaacacattttattgcatTGGAAAAATTAATAGATATTggggaataaaaaatataaaaagtgcaaaactttTCAATGTTTAGCCAAATTGAGCTTTGATAAACATCCCTTCAATAGCAGGTAAATATTGGATTATTTCAAGATTCATTAATATGCAATAAAACTAGAattcatatatttattaatCCTTAACAAAGTTGCTGTAATTATGAGCTGTGCTAACTATATTATTTTCTTAATGTGGCCAGAAAAATACCACATTTAGGAGTGGTTTAAAGCTTGTGCACAAGATAAGTGTAAATTTTTTATATCATATATAATTTAACgaacaaaatgcaaatgagtGTTTTGGCCTGTAAATGAAAGACTCCtatgtttgtgttgtaaaaatataaaccttCAGTTGTCAGTTACACAACTGTCTTTGTTGCACCGGAAGTTAGCCGGAGGATAAATGATGTAACACATGGAACGTTCCGGATAAACCTAAGGTCGAAATAAAACGGCGAGCGCCAGACACGGAGGCTTAAGCGTTGCAGCGGTGTTTTATACAGCGTACACTTAATTATACCtaggtattttaaaaataaaaatgccaagAGGAAGCAGGAGCAGGACAACCAGGATGGCCCCTCCAGCCAGGTAATAAAATTCTGTCGTGTTTATTGAAAGTTGGTCCGAGTTCGTCGCGTGAGCTAGCTAACATGCTAACGACCGGGTGACGTTACGGCGTGTCAGACAGAGACACTGACAGGAAAGTCAAACATCAACACGATTCTGTgcttttaataacttttataaCGACATTTAATAACTGGGCATTTTATTTCCTGACGTTTTATTAGCGGTGTTGCGTCGTTGCCAACGTTGTTGACTGAAATGATGAAGGTCATTGGTAAACTTGCGTCATACGTCAAGAAGTTATGAAagtaaattcataaaaaaacaggtgAGGTTCTGTTAAAACTAGCTCCAATATGCTCACCTGTAAATGCATTATAATGCCTTAAGCAGCACCTAAGTTAAAggtgtgtttctgctctgttatatgttaaaatgtaataaaagttgAACATTAATGTAGTCAGGCTAAGTGACAAAGTTCTCcagtaatttattattttgctgtcCAGACAGCCACTACCTCTGGTTTATTGTccatctctaaaaaaaaaaaaagtgatatttgTTGTTTCCTCATCCTGCTGTTATCAAATAATGGGTGAACTTTGGGGTCTGTAGTTgtgtacacaaacaaaaaggaaaactgaacagctctgttgtgtgtttgatgAGTGAAAATCTGGGATCTGTGACCTTAGCACATTGTTTCCCATGTTGTTTTAACACTGAGCTATCACCTAATTAGTAAACCACTCAATGTACCTCCTGTACAAGCTTTTAGACTcattatatattaaataaataagttgaaATTATGGACCTAGACCAAATATTTGCATGATAAAGTATTATCATTGTCttgaatttatttgttgtcAACATTTATAGTAGTAGAATACAACTTAACCTGAAAAGGCAAAAAGTATTGGCTCAAATAATCCAGTTAATTTACTGATATTTTACTCTTTGCAGCCGGGCCCCGCCTCCACCTGCAGCACTGTCATCCCGCGCCCCGGTCCCGATGCAGGCCCCCGCGTCCGCTGTAGGGGCGCCGGCTGCGGCGCCCCGGCAGCCAGGTATGTTCGCCCAAATGGCGACTACGGCCGCCGGCGTGGCAGTGGGCTCCGCCGTCGGGCACACCCTCGGCCACGCCATGACCGGAGCCTTCAGTGGAGGAAGCTCGGAGCCGGCCAAGCCTGACGTCACGTACCAGGTGAGCCGAAGTGTATACTGGGGTAGCGTTTAAAGGACATTAGTGCGTTTAACGCATGGCAGGTCACCAGTCTGGTCGCTGTAACAACACAGTTGTCACTTAGCAGATCCCATTCAGTATATCTTGACAGTAGATGTGGCCTTTTGTGCATGGCGTTTACACAGACGAACCTGTTGTGGAAACGGCTCCCGTCTCTAGAGATTTCTGACTCTTTAAATGTCCAGTCGATAAACGAAGCGTCTCTGATCTCATGCCGTGTGTCTGTCAGGAGCCgtaccagcagcagcagcagcagcagctgcagccacagCAGGCTTGTTCCTATGAGATGAAGCAGTTCCTCGAGTGCGCCCAAAACCAGAGCGACCTGAAGCTCTGCGAGGGATTCAGCGAGGTACTCAAGCAGTGCCGGTTTGCTAATGGTGagtataaaaacatgcattcGACTGTTTGTATAAAGAGTAATGTCTCTGGTTTTACCACTAAGTAGTTCAGAGCTTccatatatttttgtaaaatattacagAATTAAAGCATTCCTAGTTTATGTCTGATAAGTGTATTTTTGAGCTATCAAAGAGGTGATGCTTCAAACACCACAAGCTCATCTCATTATGTCTCCTCCATCCTCTCGCCTGTGACCTCAAAATCAatcttagcaaaatattttgaaggATATCTTGTTTCCTAAACTGTACTTTGGAAGAAAAGACTCACTGTAAGACACTTGGGTAGTCTTTGAATAAGTTTCTGACATCTGCATACAGTCTTCTCACAAATAGCCTTTTATTCCTCATTTGACTGAAACTGAGTAGTTTTCttagttaatttttaaaactatggctcaaaagatttttttatgctCACCTTGATTGCAGGAGAGGATTTGAAACAATTTGTAAAATGTGATGAAGATTCTTTATGGTGAAACGTGCTGCAGTACTCGATGTAGCCACAAGGAGGCAGAGTGTGCTTTTCTGTAATACTTCATACAAGCAGCTGTTATTTTTCCCTTTATTGCTCTGCcagattgttttaaattgcTTTCTCATTTGACGATAATAACGTAAAGATTAAACAAGGTTAGTCttattgacttttttcttcctccccaaCAGGTCTGCCTTGAGACGAAGAGTCCCGCAGCGTGAGGATCACACTAGACACTAGCAGGATGTAATTTTCAGGGGGGCAGTCAATAAACGGGCTTTAACAACTGACCATCTTCAGACTTCTGGTTTCTTTTTCATGAGAACGCTGCTGCGAAGTTGTTGTAATCATAGTCTTATAAAtactgtttatatatttttgctgtGTCATGTTTTCTCAGTTGTAATCTCAGCAGTGCTTTTCATTagtatgttttaatttaaatttcctCTGAACGCAACTTTCAAAACGAGAAATCTTTTGGCACAATAACGCTCATGTTTGGCTGTAAGGAGAACACGAATAAAAGACTTGGATCATAAAGACGCTGTGATTTATTTCGCCGGTCGGAGCGCGCTGGAGCGTTTCTATTTTTATCTGGgagttcttttaattttaagagCTACAAGGAAAGAGGGGCTGGCGGAGCAGCTGTCGCGTCACTCCTGGGCTGGATGAACGAGTGGATGGAAGGAGCTGCTGGCTGTGGGTTTGTGGATCTGGCTTCGGCCGCTGCGGAAGCACCTGGTTTATTTTTGGCAGCTGACATTAAAGCTCACCCTTTTCACAACATGGCACCAGAGAGCCCAGAAACGTGCAGCAGAACCGGAGTCTGACAGGACCCGATTGGTTGGTGGGCTTTGACTCTTCGCGAGCGGGGAGCCTGCGATGGAGTCTGTGCGAAAAACGAGATactgaaaaggaaagaaaagacagtgagtctgcaggtttgtttcccttctgtcttgttgtttttagtggATGGGAGAAATCACTTCACATGTGAGCTCACCGATTTATAAAAGCACGCTTGGAGATGGTTAACCACCGATAAGGGAGATTTTTAGGCTTTTGGATAGGTTAATAAATTCGCTTAAAGTGCTCACTTTAGAATAGAAGACAGAAAAGTCGTGTTACTCAGGACCGTCCATTAAAAATAGGAACACACCCAGTGTTCCTGCACACGTGAtctgttaatttaatttgtacaGAACAGACTCATCTGAGCAGAATAGCCTCCAAATGCAGAAGTTGAAACGATACTTTCATAAAGATGTAGATCGTTTCTGTCGGTCAGGTTGTCAGATTTGACAGAATACCTCTCACACGGACTGAGTTTGACTTCCTGACCTTTTAAGAGAAACATTCAGAGCCCTGAGGCGTAAAACCCAACCTCTCAAGCTTTCATTTCATCCTGCTTCACACGTTCATTAGAGTTATGTTGTCGTTCCACATGAATTCCTTCTCATCcttgttggttgttgtttttaatttcaaggtttttgCAACGATACGGTTATCATCTATCACTGTTAATATTTCCGCAGCATTaatgcactgttttttttttaatgcatcatATAGATAAAGTCATCTTTGCGCTGTTGTAGCCTAACAGAAGTTTTGATTTGGTCAGGCGTAGTttgagatgtgtttgtgtttttatctcccTGCAGCGTGTTGCGAGCTGTTAAAGAGAGGATCTTTGGTGGCGAGCCAGCATCATGACCAAAGAGGAGGAGATCCCAGACTGGGTGGGAGCGAAGGAGTTCTACGACAAATATGACCCCAAGGAGATCCTGGGCAGGTatgtttattcaaaacaaaacacacacagagcgtgGAAAAAAGTCCCAAACCTGAAccaaaatgagctgaacataAAGAGTTCTAGTTGAGCTAAATCCTTAAAGAGAGTGGTCTTCTTGGGACTGAGGACAGATAGGGCAGGTTTGCATCTTGTGCTCAGTGCTGCacagtctttgttttgcttgtgaAAGTTGGCAGAAGATAAAAGCAGCTCATTTTCGGCCTTCGTTTGAGCGACCGCCAACTTGGAGGGTTTTCCACAAgtgagatagagagagagagagagaggcgtTACGTAAGCCTCAGTGTAGAAGCAGCATTTGTCACTTCCACACCGAGTGCCGTGAACAAAAACGTCTCCATGCCGAGGGGGAAGTCAGGAATGCTGATTTGTTACATAACATCACTGCCTTTCTCACAACGCAGGTCATCGGGTCCCTGGAAACGAGAACATTGTGTTCTTGGAAAGTTTAGTTTCACCGAGCTAGACTGGGAAATCCCCAACTACCCTCACTTGAACAGAAAACCTACAGTTTTATTGAGAATGTTAAGCGGAACACCTGTCCACTAATAGATGAGGCTTAAAAGGATAGTTTCTTTCAGAGTGGGCCGTGTTATGAACAGtcaatatctcacctgttgtagatagctccttaaACAACCTCAGTCCGTACAACTAGCGGAGCTGAGATCAAAAAGTGGACCAGCTTCCTTCGGTTCTTAGATTTTTACggctcaaaaacaaaatccttctCAGAGTTGGGCCGACACATTTCGCCACATCTATTCGACAGAAGTCGTTTATTGTGGCCGACTTTGTTCGCTCTCTTCCTGCCCCAGAGGGGTGAGCAGCGTGGTGCGCCGCTGCGTCAACAAGCGCACCTCCCGGGAGTACGCCGTGAAGGTCATCGACATCACACCCTCTGACAAGATGAGCCCCCAGGAGATCGAGGAGGTCAGGGAGGCCACGCTGAAGGAGATCGACATCCTAAAGAAAGTCTGCGGCCAGGAAAACATCAGTAAGCCGCGTTGTCTCGAAGCCGGGCCTGTTTTGTTCGGACTTTGTTCCTGCCTTTCGTGACTTAGCTGAAGCGAATTCTCACCTCCAGTTCAGCTCAAAGACTGCTACGAGTCCAaagccttcttcttcttggtctTCGACCTGTAAGTCCCGTACGGCGCCGCGTTTTTATCTGCTCGAACGGACCGACGGCACCGCGTCagagctgaaatgttttctttcttccctcCCCACCAGGATGAAGAAGGGCGAACTTTTC encodes the following:
- the im:7138535 gene encoding protein FAM98B isoform X1, producing MSTERSAGTISAIKALGYPGASCLSRCGCDELPCPLLTWLAAELRTLCPELQGSGGAGEVLLGEELRNLLSSSSSPLAVRTSDVLEPSMLNNITEFLVSELLAARIISHKDLHPEESLIGEESVKEQRVEDPSSEFCQDYGHGDMEESDRRKAEMQAEWILLLRALGLDASSQLGDVQTEVKSRLDRLPGRDMASPLLTTGLNSEQWTEVIKISRILSEDYGCRRQMMIKRFQVTLESFAWGEKQKERRAALASVPPLKSFVGGFQVSLSHLLAAREDQSFIEPIKAGKSTPVYKALMGSVPDRGGRPGEIEPPMPSWQERRAQGHRGGGRGRGSGHQQRHRKKKGKE
- the im:7138535 gene encoding protein FAM98B isoform X2, whose amino-acid sequence is MSSHARCSPGWLRSSGLCVPSFKAQVARVRCCWGKSCETCCRARRLHSLSGPPMFWNRPCSTTSRVREFLVSELLAARIISHKDLHPEESLIGEESVKEQRVEDPSSEFCQDYGHGDMEESDRRKAEMQAEWILLLRALGLDASSQLGDVQTEVKSRLDRLPGRDMASPLLTTGLNSEQWTEVIKISRILSEDYGCRRQMMIKRFQVTLESFAWGEKQKERRAALASVPPLKSFVGGFQVSLSHLLAAREDQSFIEPIKAGKSTPVYKALMGSVPDRGGRPGEIEPPMPSWQERRAQGHRGGGRGRGSGHQQRHRKKKGKE
- the chchd2 gene encoding coiled-coil-helix-coiled-coil-helix domain-containing protein 2, which codes for MPRGSRSRTTRMAPPASRAPPPPAALSSRAPVPMQAPASAVGAPAAAPRQPGMFAQMATTAAGVAVGSAVGHTLGHAMTGAFSGGSSEPAKPDVTYQEPYQQQQQQQLQPQQACSYEMKQFLECAQNQSDLKLCEGFSEVLKQCRFANGLP